TGTCTGGTAAGCAAGCTCCAGGCTATTTTTAAAAGCTTCTTCATCCGTTACATCACATGGAGCAGCTAGTGCTTCAAAACCTTGCTCCCTTAACTCAGAAGCTACTTCTTCGCTCTTGACCGCGTTTAAATCGGAAATAACGACTTTTGCGCCTTCTTGTACAAAAGTTTTTGCGATTTCTAACCCAATTCCACTTGCAGATCCAGTAATAAATGCTGTTTTTCCTTCTAATGACTGTCTCATACGAGATCCTCCTTAAAAGCTATTCAATAATGACTCATTAAATGATGTTAAACATAGAGTAGATCGCGATAACAAAGAATACCGCTACTGTCTTAATGACGGTTACTGCGAAGATGTCACGGTAGGACTGCTTATGCGTCAAACCTGTAACAGCTAACAGGGTAATAACGGCTCCATTATGCGGCAGTGTATCCATACCACCGGATGCCATCGCTACCACACGGTGCATGACTTCTGGAGGAATATTTGCAGCAGCAATCGCCTGATTGTACTTATCCGCCATCGCACCAAGCGCAATTCCCATTCCCCCAGATGCCGATCCAGTAATACCAGCAAGGGAACTCGTAGTGACAGCACCATTAACAAGCGGATTTGTAAATGTACTTGAAATCGCATCACTGATTTTTGTAAACCCTGGAAGAGAAGAAATAACGCCACCAAAACCGTATTCTGCACCTGTATTCATGGTCGCAAGTAACGCACCAGCAATACTTAGGTTTAAACCTTCTTTAAAGTTCACGGTTACACGTTTCCAATCAAACGCAAGGGATGTGACGATCCCGACAACTAATGCCAGCTCAACTGCCCAAATTGCCGCTACTGCTGGTACATCGACCGTATATGCTTTTAAGCCGATAGCAGAAAAGTCAAACCCATTCGGATACCATTTAGGAATATAGGTAATGAACAATTTATTTGTCACTCCTACAAGCACAAGAGGCACAAACGCCATGATTTGTCGTAGAACAGATTGTTGTGAAGTTAAATCTGGCACCGCTTCTTTTTCCTCTGCTTTTGCCAACTCCAAAGCGGATGCATTCTCTGCACCGAAGCCATAGTAGCCCTCGCCCGCTTTTTCTGCCTTTTTCCTTCTTGTTTCAAGATAGAGAAGTCCTAGACCTAAGACGAAGATAGCTCCGATAATACCAAGTGTTGGTGCTGCGTAGATATCTGTTTTGAAAAAGTTAATTGGGATAACGTTTTGGATTTGTGGTGTACCTGGTAATGCGTCCATCGTGAAGGTAAAAGCACCGAGAGCGATGGTTCCAGGGATTAAACGTTTTGGGATATTTGCTTCTCTAAACATTTGAGCAGCAAATGGATAGATAGCAAATACGGCTACGAATAAGCTTACGCCGCTATAGGTTAAAATTGCACCTAGTAAAATGATAGTGAGCATCGCACGTTTGGCACCAACCCAACGGACAATTGTTTTAGCAATTGATTCAGCAATACCTGACATTTCAACAACTTTTCCAAAAATTGCTCCTAGTAAAAAGACAGGAAAATAAGATTTAATGAATCCGACCATTTTTTCCATAAATACACCGGAGAAAAACGGTAAAACATGACTTGGGTCAACAAGTAATACGGCTAAAAGGGCGCAAAGTGGTGCAAATAAAATAACTGAGAAACCACGGTACGCTACGAACATCAATAGCCCAAGCGACAAAAGAATAATAAATAATTGCATGATAATCCCCCTTTGGATAATTTGAATAAGCTTCTGCTCCTCACCAGGTAAGCGTTTTCAATTTGAAGCTTGCTTATATACTTGCAATTCTTGTGCCAAAATTATAAATTTTTAAATAATTTACTCTAAACTCGTGGTTACATACTTTTTCACGTTAGTAATAAAATAAACACACTTATTCTTTCATACTACTTTCCGTAATTGCGGAAAATTTACTAGATTTAATTTCCAGAAAAGCGGAATTTTCCGTTTCTCCGGAATTTCGTCCGTTAAATCGGGTTCTTTTTTAACAATTATTATAAAAATCACTTATATTTACCGAATTTATGAATTACTAGTGGATCAAATCCCCGTTATCAGCGATTTTTGTATACTTATCAGCGAATATATAAATATATCAGCGAATTTGCGAGTTTATCAGCGAATCGGGGACATTTATCAGCGAATCGCTTTTTTCCTTTATTTCCACAAGCGTTAGTCATTATGATTCGTTACCGTTCCACCCTTTTTTCTTCCTGTACGGTCAATAGTCACTTGACTAGTTACCATTCCTCACTCTTTTCACTCTGCTCGGGCTCTAGTCCCCTCGACTAGTTACCATTCCTCACTCTTTTCACCCTGCACGGGCACTAGTCCCCTCGACTAGTTACCATTCCTCACTCTTTTCACCCTGCACGGGCACTAGTCCCCTCGACTAGTTACCATTCATCACTCTTTTCACCCTGCTCGGGCACTAGTCCCCTCGACTAGTTACCATTCATCACTCTTTTCACCCTGCACGGGCATTAGTCCCCTCGACTAGTTACCATCCATCACTCTTTTCACCCTGCTCGGGAACTGGTCCACTCGACTAGTTCCCATTCAGCACTCTTTTCACCCTGCTCGGGCACTAGTCCCCTCGACTAGTTACCATCCATCACTCTTTTCACCCTGCTCGGGAACTAGTCCCCTCGACTAGTTACCATCCATCACTCTTTTCACCCTGCTCGGGAACTGGTCCACTCGACTAGTTCCCATTCAACACTCTCTTCCTCTTAAACGGGCACTAGTCGCGCTCCCTAGCAAAAAGGTGTCAGGCACCGCCCATGGACACCTTTCCACGAGTGGTGCCTGACACCAAAAGATGCCCCCACAAAAAGAGCAGCCCAACAACTGGACTGCCCTAAAAATCTCTCTTATTTCTTCTTCGCGTGTTTTCTCATGTCAAAGGCAACTGCTACGACGATGATTAGGCCTTTCACGATGAATTGGATGTATGGGCTTACCCCAAGGAAAGCTAGACCGTAGTTGATGATTTGGAATATAAGCACACCTGTCACTACGCCTGGTACCGTTCCAATTCCACCTGATAAAGATACCCCACCGACTACACAGGCTGCGATGGCATCTAGTTCGTACATGTTACCTGTATTGTTTGTCGCACTACCTACACGGCCTGCCTCAAGCGTACCTGAGAATCCGTATAAAAGACCTGCGATCATGTAGATGATAATTAGATTTCTGGCAACGTTAACTCCGGAAACCTTGGCTGCTTCTGGGTTGCCCCCGATTGCATACATATTTTTTCCTAGTTGCGTCTTATTCCAAATAACCCATATAACAACAGTAGCAATAATGGCATAAAGAACAAGGTACGGAATTTCATAAGAACCAACTGGAATA
The window above is part of the Bacillus sp. SORGH_AS_0510 genome. Proteins encoded here:
- a CDS encoding GntP family permease; the encoded protein is MQLFIILLSLGLLMFVAYRGFSVILFAPLCALLAVLLVDPSHVLPFFSGVFMEKMVGFIKSYFPVFLLGAIFGKVVEMSGIAESIAKTIVRWVGAKRAMLTIILLGAILTYSGVSLFVAVFAIYPFAAQMFREANIPKRLIPGTIALGAFTFTMDALPGTPQIQNVIPINFFKTDIYAAPTLGIIGAIFVLGLGLLYLETRRKKAEKAGEGYYGFGAENASALELAKAEEKEAVPDLTSQQSVLRQIMAFVPLVLVGVTNKLFITYIPKWYPNGFDFSAIGLKAYTVDVPAVAAIWAVELALVVGIVTSLAFDWKRVTVNFKEGLNLSIAGALLATMNTGAEYGFGGVISSLPGFTKISDAISSTFTNPLVNGAVTTSSLAGITGSASGGMGIALGAMADKYNQAIAAANIPPEVMHRVVAMASGGMDTLPHNGAVITLLAVTGLTHKQSYRDIFAVTVIKTVAVFFVIAIYSMFNII